CGCGCAGGAGCTGTGCGACGCGGCCGGGGTGGGGCTGTCCTGGGAGGTCTGCAGCTGGACACTCCCGGCCGGGCGGCTCACGGCGGACGAGCAGTCGCCGATTGAGATTTTGTCGGCCCTGGCCGCAGCCTGCGGGGCCGTGCTGCAATCGACCCCGGCCGGGGATTTGCGCGTGGTCTACGCCTATCCCGTGCCGGTCACCGAGATGGCCGAGGCCGAGCCCGCGCTCACCCTGTCCGACGTGGATCACATTTTTACGGCCAGCGAGTCCTACGAATACCGCGAGGGCTACGACGCGGTTGTCGTTACCGACGCCGCGTCCGACTCCGGGGACGGTTCGATCCAGATCAGCGTGGACACCGACCGCACGGGCAAATCCAGTTTCGCCCCGGGCGACACGGTTTTTTTACGGGTCACGGCGTCCGTGCCGTACACCCTGCGCGCTACATCCGGCATCCTGGCCCTGGTCGAGGCCGGGGTGGTCGAGACGCCCGAGGCCGAGACGATTGATTTTGCGCAAGAGGAGACGGCCGGGGCGGACAAATCCGTGAGCACGGTGGAGGACTACGAGTGGCACGGGCTGGCCCCGGGCGCGATTGTGCCGGACGGCGCGGGCGGCATGAAACTGGCGGCCGGGGCCGGGTTCGGGGTGGCGACCGTGGAATACACCACGAAATATGATTTGTGGCAGTACACACCGGGCGATCTGGGCGAGGCGTTTCCGGCCCTGATCCTGGCCGAGGAGATCACGTCATGAGGATTTTGGTGGTGCGCGGGGCCGGATCGAATCCCGCCCCGGACGAGCAGGTCAACGACTTGGCCACCAGCCAGGCCGCCGGTACGCAACTCGGGCGCAATTTTTTGGACGACCGGGGCACGCCAAAAAGGATCTACGAGATCGAGGCCGCGCACGCGGGCCCGGCCATCCTCCCGGGCGACGTGGTGGAGGTCGAGGACGGCGACCTGGGCGAGAAATTCCGGGGCCGGGTCACGGCCGTGGGCATCGATCTGGCCCTGGATGACGCCGGGGGCCTGACCCTGACGCAACGCTACACCGTGGAGCGCAGCCTGTGAGCAACCCGCTGGCCGATCTGCGGACCCTGACCGCCACGACCCAACGCCGCCGGGTGGGGGTGGTTTCGCGCGTGCTGGCCGGGTCGATTGAGGTGCTGGCCGGGGGTGTGGTGCGGGCCGTGCGCGGGACCGGGGTGGCCGTGGGGGACGCGGTGCTGATCGAGGGCGACCGGCTGATTTCGCGGGTAGCCAATGAGGCCACCACGGTGGTCAAAACAAAATAGGGAGGGAGTCATGGGAGTCCTGACGACGAGCGGCAAAAACGCCGCACTGGATGGGCTGGGGAGCACCTTTTACGCCGCGCTGCACAGCGGCGCGCCCGGCGCGGCCGGGGCGGACAATGAGTTGACGGGCGGCACCCCGGCCTACGCCCGCAAGGCGATCACGCTGGGCGCGGCCTCGGGCGGCGCGCGTGCCGCCACGACCCAGCCGGAATTCGACGTGCCGCCGTCCACGACGGTGAGCCACGCCAGCCTGTGGACGGCCGCGACCGGCGGGACATGCCTGGCCACCGACGACGTGACCAGCGAGGCTTTTGCGGCC
Above is a genomic segment from Desulfolutivibrio sulfodismutans DSM 3696 containing:
- a CDS encoding phage tail fiber protein encodes the protein MGVLTTSGKNAALDGLGSTFYAALHSGAPGAAGADNELTGGTPAYARKAITLGAASGGARAATTQPEFDVPPSTTVSHASLWTAATGGTCLATDDVTSEAFAAQGTYTLTAFTLALTDPA